A window of Halobellus sp. LT62 contains these coding sequences:
- the cheB gene encoding chemotaxis-specific protein-glutamate methyltransferase CheB: MSAASGSGESDGSTRAVVVDDSRFMRTLIRNLLEDGGVDVIGEAKNGSEAVEAVCERDPDVVTMDIEMPSMNGLEAVDAIMREHPTPVLMLSAHTEEDADVTFEALDRGAVDFVTKPGGEVTSSMPRVKQELVEKVESAARVDLSADARAAAPHRSSASADARAGSVGTAEPGGASSAGARSSTGARSTRDAERSPPTNGSTTAREATTASAADREPTPTSTRDSKRCYPDVGTLVVGASTGGPNVVERVVSELPRAANLRVLVVQHMPEGFTERFAARLDERSAYAVREAASGEQIEAGEARVAPGGKHLLTTSDRNGRLKLELTETEQIHGVRPAIDLTMASTVETVDGPLCGVLLTGMGRDGVDGMRRIARSGGYTVAQDETTSAIFGMPRRAIETGCVDVVAAAGDVAPSALEFFAEEE, from the coding sequence ATGAGCGCGGCCTCTGGGTCCGGGGAGAGCGACGGATCCACGCGGGCGGTCGTCGTCGACGACTCACGGTTTATGCGGACGCTGATTCGGAACCTCCTCGAAGACGGCGGCGTCGACGTCATCGGCGAGGCGAAAAACGGGTCCGAGGCGGTCGAAGCGGTCTGCGAACGCGACCCGGACGTCGTCACGATGGACATCGAGATGCCGTCGATGAACGGCCTCGAAGCGGTCGACGCGATTATGCGCGAACATCCGACGCCCGTTCTGATGCTGTCGGCTCACACCGAGGAAGACGCCGACGTGACCTTCGAGGCGCTGGACCGCGGCGCGGTCGACTTCGTCACCAAGCCCGGCGGCGAGGTCACCTCGTCGATGCCCCGCGTGAAGCAGGAACTCGTCGAGAAGGTCGAATCCGCCGCCCGCGTCGACCTCTCTGCGGACGCTCGCGCCGCCGCGCCCCATCGATCGTCCGCGTCGGCCGACGCACGCGCTGGATCGGTCGGAACCGCCGAACCCGGCGGCGCGTCGTCCGCCGGGGCGCGGTCATCGACCGGTGCGCGATCGACGAGAGACGCAGAGCGGTCCCCTCCGACGAACGGATCGACGACCGCGCGTGAAGCCACAACGGCTTCGGCGGCCGATCGAGAGCCGACTCCGACCTCCACTCGCGACTCGAAACGGTGCTATCCGGACGTCGGGACGCTCGTCGTCGGCGCGTCGACCGGCGGGCCGAACGTCGTCGAACGCGTCGTTTCCGAGCTGCCGAGAGCGGCGAACCTCCGCGTTCTCGTCGTCCAGCACATGCCCGAGGGGTTCACGGAGCGGTTCGCGGCCAGACTCGACGAGCGGTCGGCGTACGCCGTCCGGGAGGCGGCATCCGGTGAACAGATCGAGGCCGGCGAGGCGCGCGTCGCTCCGGGCGGCAAGCACCTCCTCACCACGAGTGACAGGAACGGGCGGCTCAAGCTCGAACTGACCGAGACCGAGCAGATCCACGGCGTCCGTCCCGCCATCGATCTGACGATGGCGTCGACCGTCGAGACAGTCGACGGCCCGCTGTGCGGCGTCCTCCTCACCGGGATGGGCCGCGACGGCGTCGACGGAATGCGCCGGATCGCTCGCAGCGGTGGGTACACCGTCGCACAGGACGAGACGACCTCGGCGATCTTCGGAATGCCGCGACGAGCCATCGAGACCGGCTGCGTCGACGTCGTCGCGGCCGCCGGAGACGTCGCACCGAGCGCGCTGGAGTTCTTCGCGGAGGAGGAGTGA
- a CDS encoding chemotaxis protein CheW, which translates to MQVLEFELGEETYCVDIDYVSEIVDRGSLTSVPNAPPYVEGVMDLRGRTTSIVNPKTLLNVDNTSEASRIVIFDAKQFADAAAVGWLVDEVDQVIRVSMDDVEEPPMEHGDFIEGIVRRDDDLVVWISPTKTATSEGA; encoded by the coding sequence ATGCAGGTCCTCGAATTCGAGCTGGGAGAGGAAACGTACTGCGTCGACATCGACTACGTCTCCGAGATCGTCGACCGCGGGTCGCTCACGTCGGTTCCGAACGCACCCCCGTACGTCGAAGGCGTGATGGACCTCCGGGGGAGAACCACCTCGATCGTCAACCCGAAAACCCTGTTGAACGTCGATAATACCAGCGAGGCGAGCCGGATCGTCATCTTCGATGCGAAACAGTTCGCCGACGCGGCCGCGGTCGGTTGGCTCGTCGACGAGGTCGACCAAGTGATCCGCGTTTCGATGGACGATGTCGAGGAGCCGCCGATGGAACACGGCGACTTCATCGAGGGGATCGTCCGCCGCGACGACGACCTCGTCGTGTGGATCTCACCGACGAAAACCGCGACCTCGGAAGGCGCGTAG